TGCACGACTGGCTGCGGGTGTCCCAACTCGTCGAGCGTCCCCGCTACGCCGAGCACTCGCGGGAGACCTTCGACGACGCGCTGGATCTCGCCGAGCGGGTGGCCACCGAGCAGTTCGCCCCGCACAACCGTGCCGCGGACCTCGCCGAGCCGACCTTCGACGGGCAGCGGGTGCGGCTCATCCCGCAGGTCCGCGCGGCGCTGGACAGCTTCGCCGAGACCGGCCTGCTCACCGCCGGGTTGGACGCCACGGTTGGCGGCCTGCAACTGCCGCACGCGGTCGCGGCGGCCTGCTTCACCTGGTTCCAGGCCGCCAACGTGGCCACCTCGGCGTACCCGTTCCTCACCCTGGGCAACGCCAACCTGCTGTTGGCGCACGGCAGCGCCGAGCAGGTGGACACCTACGTCCGGCCCATGCTGGACGGCCGGTTCTTCGGCACCATGTGCCTGTCCGAGCCGCACGCCGGCAGCTCACTGGCCGACATCACCACCCGCGCCGAACCCCAGCAGGACGGCTCGTACCGGCTCTTCGGCACCAAGATGTGGATCTCCGGTGGCGACCACGAGTTGGCCGAGAACATCGTCCACCTGGTGCTGGCCCGGATCCCCGGCGGTCCGCCCGGGGTGAAGGGCATCTCGCTGTTCATCGTGCCGAAGGTGCTGGTCGGCGCGGACGGGTCGCTCGGTGACCGCAACGACGTGGTGCTGGTCGGGCTCAACCACAAGATGGGTTTCCGGGGCACCACCAACACGCTGCTCAGCTTCGGCGACGGCGGGCACACGCCGGGCGGCCGCGCCGGTGCGGTCGGCCACCTGGTCGGCGCGCCGCATCAGGGTCTGGCGCAGATGTTCCACATGATGAACGAGGCCCGGATCGGGGTCGGGGCAGGCGCCACCGCGCTGGGTTACACCGGCTATCTCAAGAGCCTGGCGTACGCCAAGGAGAGGCCGCAGGGCCGTCCGGTCGGCGCGAAGGACCCGGCCGCCGCGCAGGTGCCGATCATCGACCACCCCGACGTACGGCGGATGCTGCTGGCGCAGAAGAGCTACGTGGAGGGGTCGCTGGCGCTGGTGCTCTACTGCGCGCGGCTGCTCGACGAGCAGAAGACCGCGCCCGCTGACGCCGACCGCGAGCGCGCGCACCTGCTGCTGGACGTGCTCACCCCGATCACCAAGAGTTGGCCGTCGCAGTGGTGCCTCACCGCCAACGATCTGGCGATCCAGGTGCTCGGTGGTGCCGGCTACACCCGTGACCACGACGTGGAGCAGCACTACCGGGACAACCGGCTCAACCCGATCCACGAGGGCACCCACGGCATCCAGGCGCTGGATCTCCTCGGGCGCAAGATGACCATGCAGGGCGGTGCGGGTCTCGCCCTGCTGACCGCGACGATCGGGGACACGATCGAGCGGGCCCGGGAGACCGGCGGCGAGGCGGCCGGTCTGGCGGACCGGCTGGCCGCCGCGGTGGACCGGACAACCGCGGTCACCCGTCGGCTCTGGGCCGACGGGGACCCGGTGCTCGCGCTGGCCAACGCCAGCGCCTACCTGGAGGCCGTCGGGCACGTGGTGATCGCGTGGATGTGGCTGGAGCAGGTGCTGGTGCTGCCGCCGGAGGGGTCCGGCGACGCGTTCCACGCCGGCAAGAGGCAGGCCGCCCGCTACTTCTTCACGGTCGAGTTGCCCCGGACCGGTCCGCAGTTCGACCTGCTGGACAGCCGGGACCGGACGACCCTCGACATGCGCGCGGACTGGTTCTGAGCGGCGTCACCGTCGGCGGGTCTGGTGGTTCATGGCCTGCCGTCCCTTGACCACGCCCCAGACGATCACGATGATCAGCGCGATCAGACCGATGATGATCAGCCAGCGGGCCGCCTCGAGAATCAACCCGAGCAGAATCAGCACGCCGGCGACCACGCCGACGACCCAGAGCAGTGCACGCATGTCCACCTCCGGTAACCGGTCGCGCTCGCAGCGGCGACCCCCGTGCCACCTTCCCGATTCGGCCGCCACCATGCCCGCGAGGTGCGAAGCCGGTCGCGCTCGACTGAACGGCGGGGCCGTCGCCGCTCAGCCCTCGGTGCGCGCCACGTAGACGGTGTTGGCGGACTCGCCGCCGGTCAGCGGGTTGGCGAACGGCACGACGTGCGCCCGTACGCTCGCGAACACCTCGGTGAGCGCTGCGGTGAACTCGGTGTCCGGCGGGTCGTCCGACCAGAGCGCGAAGACCCCCTCCGGGCGTAGCAGGGCGGCCAGCCGCCGCAACCCGGCCGGCGGGTAGAACGCCGCGTGGCTCGGGTGCAGGACGTTGCGCGGGGAGTGGTCGACGTCGAGCAGGACGGCATCGAACCGCCGCCCGGGAACCTCGGTGTCGAAGCCGGTGTCACCGGCCACCGCCGCGAAGAAGTCGGCCTGCACGAACCGGGTCCGGGGGTCCTCGGCGAGCCCTGCCGCGAACGGCAGCAGCCCTTGCCGGTGCCAGTCGATCACGTCCTCGATGGCCTCGACCACCAGCAGTGAACGCACCCGCGGGTCGCCCAGTGCCGCGCAGGCGGTGTATCCCAGCCCGAGCCCGCCGACCACCACGTCGAGCGAGTCACCGGCCGCCTCGGCGAGGCCGAGCCGGGCCAGCTCGATCTCCGCGACCGGAAAGAGGCTGGACATCAGGTACTCGTCGTCGAGCTTGACCTCGTACACCTCGACCTGGAGCGCCGGATCCTGGCGCCGACGCAGGCTGATCGCGCCGATCGGGGTCTCCCGCCAGGCCAGCTCTTCGAAACGCGCGCCCACGGGTGCCCTTTCGCCGTCGGATTCGTCCCCGGATGGTACCGGTTGCCCCGTGACGGCCACGCAGGGTCCGCAGGACATCGACGCAACGCATATTCTGTGCCCGGCCGATCCACCGGAAGGGACCTCATGCCGTCGCGGCAGGACCAGCTGCACTCCTACCAGTTCAGCATCCAGCGGGCGGTCGCTGCCCTGGTCATGCGGGAGACCGATCCCGCGCAGTCGCCGTTTCGGCGGCTGGCCGGCGCCGGCCTGGCCAGTGTCCTGGTCGCGGCGATCGGGCTCGGCGGTTCGGCGCTCTACGGCCTGTTCGCCGGTGGTGGCAAAGGGTGGCGCGACCCGGGCGCGGTGATCGTGGAGAAGGAGTCCGGGGCCCGGTTCGTCTATCGCGAGCAGAAGCTGCACCCGGTGCTCAACTACGCCTCGGCGCTGCTCATCGTCGGCGCGGACAGCTCGAAGACCGTGCTGGTCTCCCGACGCACGATCGACGGTGTGCCGCGCGGGCTGCCGCTGGGCATCGCCGACGCGCCCGATTCGCTGCCCGCCCCCGGCCGGCTGGCCACCGCGGCCTGGACCGTCTGCTCGACGGTCCCGGCCGGTGCGGGCGGCGAGGCCCCCGGTCCGCGTTGCTGATCGGCACCGAGGCCGACGGCGGTCGGCCGCTGGGCGACGAGGCGTTGCTGCTGCGCCACCCCGACGGTGGGCTGCACCTGGTCTGGCACCAACGGCGCTACCTCGTCCGCGACCCCAGCAGGGTGCTGGCGGCGCTCGCCACCACCCGGGCACAGGCGGTGCCGGTCGCGCCCGCCCTGCTCAACTCGCTACCCACCGGCACCGACCTCGCCCCGCTCGCCCTGCCCGAGCTGGGCCGGCCCGCCACGCGGGTGCCGGGCGCGGCGATCGGCACGGTCTACCTGGTGAGCAATTCCGGTGGCGGCCGGCAGTACGCGGTGGCCCTCGACGCGGGGTTGGCCGGCATCACCGAGCTGCAAGCGGGGCTGTTGCTGGCTCGCACCGGGCAGGGTGAGCCGGTGCCGATGACGTTGGGTCGGTTCGCCGCGCTGCCCACGGTGCCCGATCTCGCCCCGACCGGCCCGAACGCCCCGCCGCCGACCCCGCCCCGGCTCGCGGCTGGCGGCGACGGGGCGCTCTGCACCCGCGTCGCCGACGACGGCGGGGTTGGTGAGGTGCGCTGGGGCGTACCGCTGCGGGACCTGGCGGCCGCGCCACGGACCGCACCGACCGGCGGTGCGGTGCTGGCTGACCATGTGGTGGTGGAGCCGGGTCGCGGCGCGGTGGTCGAGGCCGCCGCGCCCGGGGCGTCCGGCGGCGCGGTCTCCGTGGTCACCGACCTGGGCCGCCGGTTCGTGCTGGCCGACCCCGAGGTGCTCGCGATGCTCGGCTACCGCAATGTGCGACCGTTGCGGCTGCCGGCCGGGCTGGTCAGCCTGGTGCCCGCCGGTGCCACCCTGGACCCGGCGGCCGCCCGGGCCGTCGCCGCGCCCGACTGAGGGTGACGCGGCCCGACCGGGATCGCGCGGGTTGTCAGTCGGCCGGCCGGCGCAAGATGCTGACCGCGAACGCGGCGTCGTCGCGCCACGGGCGCAGGTCCCAGGTGGCGAAGCGCTGCTCCACGCGCAGCCCGGCGGCCACCGCGTCGGCGTCGAACGCGGTCAGCGGGTAACCGCGCTCGGTGCCGAAGCCCACGGTCAGCACGCCGTCGGGCCGCAGGTGCGCGGCGACCCGGCGCAGCACCTCCGGTTCGGTGCCGACGGCGACGAAGGCGAGGACGTTGCCGGCCAGCACCGCCGCGTCGAACGGCTCCGCCTCACCCATCGCCGGTAGGTCCAGCTCGGCGAGGTCGGCGACCAGCCACGTCGGGCCGGGATAGTCGGCGCGGGCGGCAGCCACCAGCGCGGGGTCGGCGTCCACCCCGACCACGGTGTGCCCACGCTGGGCCAGCGCGGCACCGACCCGGCCGGTGCCGCTGCCGGCGTCGAGAACCCGTGAGCCGGGCGCGACCAGGGTGTCCACCAGTCGGGCCTCGCCGGCCAGGTCCGCGCCCTCGGCCGCGAGCTTCCGGAACCGGTCGATGTACCACTGTGAGTGCTCGGGACCGGTGTCGGTCGCCCAGCGGGTCGGGTTGGCCATGGGGCCACCGTAACCGGGCCGGTGGGGGCCCGGCAGGCGACCCGGGACGGCGGCGGTCAGGGCAGGCGGGCCACCGTGATGAACTCGTTGTAGGTGAAGACCCGCCCGAGCGGCCGGGCGAACGGGAACGAGAACTGCCGGGTCACGGTCAGGCCCAACTCCTGGCAGGTCTGCGCCGCCTCGTCGAAGCCGACGAACCGGACGTGCGAGGCGTCGCTGGCATACCCGCGCTCCTGCGGGGTGATGAACACGGCCTGCCCACCCGAACGCACGTACGGCAGGTAGGACGAGATGACCTCGCGCGCCTCCTCGGCCGGAAGGTGCTCCAGCAGGTGCGCGGCGAGCAGCGAGTCGAACGCGCCCGGCCGGGCGTGCGGGCTGTTCTTGAACTCCTCAACCGTGTACGCCTCGAGCCCCGCGGCCCGGGAGTGCGCCACCGAAGTGGGGTTGTGGTCCACGCCGACGCCGTTGCCATCCAGGTTGGCGAGGTTGCGACCCAGGCCGGAGCCGACGTCGAGGGTGTTGCCCAGATTGAGCCGGCGTAGGTTCCACCGGTAGGGCGCCTGCACGTCGAGCATCTGCTTCCAGCGGGCGCCACCGAGGCGCTGCAGCCGGTCGGTGTAGTCCTCGCCCGCTGTTTCGGTCGGACGGCTCCGTTGTGGCTGGCTCATGCACCGGCTCCCTCAGCTGTGCCAGATAAGGACGTGCCGATGGTACGGACATGAAGGCGATTGTGGGAGGCGTCACAGCCCGAATTTTCTTGACCGTGACGCCGACCCCCTCAGCCCTTCTCAGCGCCGCTGGTCAGACCCTCGGTGAGGAGCCGCTCGCTGGCGAAGAAGAGGATCACGATGGGCAGGGTGAGGACGACCGATCCCGCCATCAGCACCGTCTTGGGCACCTCCACCCCGTCGGCGAGCAGGGACAGCCCCAGCGACACCGTCCACCGGTCGGGCTTGTCGACCAGGAACAGCAGGGCGAAGAGAAACTCGTTCCAGGCGATCATGAAGTCGTAGAGCGCGACCGCCATGATCGACGGCATGGCGAGGGGCAGGCTGACGCGCCGGATGATGCCGAGCCGGCCGGCGCCGTCGATGGCCGCGGACTCCTCCAGACTGACCGGGATGGTCTCGAAGTAGTTCTTCAGCATGTAGACCGACACCGGCAGGGTCTGCGAGATGTAGACCAGGACCAGGCCGAACAATGAGCCGCGCAGCCCGGCGCGGGTGAAGACCACGAACAGCGGGATCGCGATGACGATCGACGGGAACAGGTAGACCGCCAGGAACAGGAAATCGACCTGCCTCCGGCCGAAGAACCGCAACCGGGCCACCGCGTACGCGCCGGGGATCGCCACCAGCAGAGTGAGCAGGGTCGCCGCGACCGCGACCATCCCGCTGTTGCGGATGAAGGTGAGGAAGCCCTGGCCGCCGTCGTCGGTGGCCTTGAGCACCTCGGCGTACGTCGCCACGGTCAGCTCACCGAAGCCGACCACCAGCGCGCCGGGGTCGAGCAGAAGCCGCTCGATGGGGCGCACCGAGAGCACCAGCATGTAGTAGAAGGGGAAGACGGTGATCACCAGGAACACGGCGATCACCAGGCGGCGCAGCCAGCGCAGGCTCACCGTCTCGACCACGTCCCGGTCCATCAGTCCACCCTCCGTCCGAAGAAGCGTAGATAGATCAGCACGAACACGATGAGCACCACGGCCAGCACGACCGCCTGCGCGGCCGCGGCGCCGATGTCGGTACGGGCGGTGAGGAACTCGTACACCCGCACACTGACCACCTCGGTGCCCGCCGCACCACCGGTGAGCAGGTAGACGTCGTCGAACTTGTTGAACGTCATGATGAAGCGCAGCACCCCCAGCAGGCCGATCACCGGCAGCAGTTGCGGCAGCAGGATGTGCCGGAAGCGTTGGGTGGGGGTGGCGCCGTCGACCCGGGCGGCCTCCTCCAACTCGCCGGGCACCGCCTGGAGCCGGGCCAGCAGAAACAGGAACGCGAACGGGAAGTACCGCCACGCCTCGAACACGATCACCGTGGTCAGCGCGGTCGACTCCTGGGACAGGAACGGCACCGGTGCGTCCCAGCCGAGCAGCCGTTGACCCCAGGCGTTGACGATGCCGAGCTGCGGATCGAGCATCACCTGCCACACGAACGTCACCGCGACCACCGGCGCCACGTACGGCAGCAGCATGGACGCCCGGACCAGGGTGCGGCCCCGGAACGGTCGGCGGACCACCAGGGCGGCCACCAGCCCGAGCAGGATCGACCCGACGGTGCCGCCGAGGCTGTAGAGCAGCGTGACCCACAGCGTGTCGGCGAAGCCGGGGGTGTGCAGCACCCGGTCGATGTTGTCCATCGTGAACTCGCCGAACAGCCCGGTCTTGCGCAGCGTGGCGAGCCGGACCCGCTGGAAGGCGAGCACTACGGTCCAGATGATCGGGATGCCGATGACCGCGATCGTGACGAGCAGGGTCGGTGCGACCAGCGCGAGCCCGGCCCGGGATTCGCGGCGGCGCAGGGTCAGCGGTCGCCGGCGGCGGGCCCGCGCCGGCCGCTCCCGGGTGGGGGAGCGGCCGGGGCCCGGTGCGGTGGTGGTCAATTGACGCCCGCCTTGATGGCGTCGACGTCCTTCTTGGCCCGGGCGGCGGCGGCCGCCGCGTCGGACTTGCCGGCGACGAGGTCGCTCAACACCTTGGGGACCGGCAACTCGCCGAGCATGGCGCCGACGAGCTTGCCCTGCCCCTGGCTGAGCCCCCAACGCCCGAAGGTGTCCGGGCTGCGGCGCAGGGTGGCCAGCACCTCGTCGCCGTACACGTCGGCGAGGGGCTTCTTCGCGTCCACGCCGGCCTGGCTGGTGTTCCACGCGCTGAGGTACGCCTCCGGCTCGGCGGGGGTGCCCTTGCGTACCGGGAAGCGGCCCTCGGGGGACATGCCGAACCAGCGGGGATATCCGTCGCTGAGCATGTACTCCACGAACGACCTGGCCGGGTCGGCCGCCGCGCCATCCAGCACGGCCCAGGAGCTGATCTCGCCGTACTGTGCCGGCTCGGTGCCGTTCGGGCCCTTGATCGCGGTGACGAACCCGCTGTTCTTCGCGAGGAACGCCGGGTCCGCCTGGCACTGCGGGCAGGTCGGCTTGGCGTCGTTGCGGAGCCCCGCCAGCTCGTCGAGGATGAACGGCGACCAGATCACCATGGCTGCCTTGCCCGCGAAGTAGGTGGCCCGGGTGGTGTCGACGTCCTGCGCGCCCTTCACCGAGCTGGCGCGGATCAGGTCGCCGTAGAAGCGGAACGCCTCGACGCACTGGGGCGAATCCAGGGTGACCGCCCCGGCGTCGTCGGTGAGCTGGCAGCCGTTGGCCAGCGCCAGGTGCTCGAAGGTCTGCTGGGTGAACACGTCGCTGGGGGCGGTCGCCGCGGTGATCCCGGCGACGCCGCCGGTGTTCAGTCTCGCCGCGGCGGTGGTGATCCGCTCGTACGTGTCGGGAGCGGGTAGCCCGGCGGCGGCGAACAGGTCCTTGCGGTAGACGAGCAGCTGCCCCCACCCGTCGCTGGGCACGGAGAGCTGTTTGCCGTCGTCGGTGGTGAGCTCCAGCGCCCGCGGGGAGAACGTCTGCCTGCCCAGCTTGTCGACGACCTCCGCGTTCGCCGATGCGTGCAGCAGCTCGTTGCCGGCGAGCGTGCGGATGCCGGCGAGGGAGACCGATCCGACCACGTCGGGCAGGTCGCCGGCGGCGGCGTTGGCGGCGATCAGGGAGGGAAACTGGTCCTCGTTGACGGTCACGAGGTCGACCTGGATCCCGGTCTGGGCGGTGAAGTCGGCGATGATCGCCTTGGTGGCGGTGACCCGGTCGGCGACGTCTTCCAGGCTCCAGACGGTGATCTTCTTGCTGTTGCTGTCCGATTCGTCGTCGCCGCAGGCCAGCAGGGTGGACGTTGTCAGTGCCAGGATCAGGGTGGTGGCGAGTATCCGCCTCGGAGGTGCTGACATCGGTGGCACTCCTCTCGAAGGGTACATGCCGGATTCAACGCCTTCGATAGATCAATGACAAGACATATGGCGATTTTTTGTTATCCTGGAGCCCAGTGCTACCGGGATGTGACTCATGGTCAACTGGGTTGTCTCTCTCGCCGGGCCTCGACGGATCAGCCTCGAGCCCTGCCCGCCGGATCCGCTCGGCCCCGGCCAGGTCCGGGTCCGCACCTGCTACTCGGGCATCTCGGCCGGCACCGAGCTGACCCTCTACCGGGGCAGCAATCCCCGGCTCAGCAAGGACTGGGACGACGCCGCCCGGATGTTCGTCCCCCGACAGACCCCGGTGCCCTACCCGCTGATCGGCTTCGGCTACGAGGAGGTCGGTGAGGTCGTCGAGGTGGCGCCGGAGGTCACCGACCGGCACCCGGGGCAGCTCGTCTGGGGCATCTGGGGGCACCGGGCCGAGGCCGTGCTCGCCGCCGGGGCGGTCCGTCCGCTCCCCGCCGGGCTGGACCCGCTCGCCGCGGTCTTCGCCCGGCCCGGTGCCATCGCGCTGACCGCCGTGCTCGCCGGTGACCTGCACCTCGGCGACTGGGTCGGTGTCTTCGGGCAGGGTGTCATCGGGCTGCTCGCCACCCGACTCGCCGTGCTCTCCGGCGCCCGTGTGGTGGCCGTCGACCGGGTGACCGACCGGTTGGAGCACGCCACCCGATACGGCGCGACGTCCACCGTGGACGCCGGCTCCGAATCCGCCGCCGCCGTGCTGCGTCGGGCCACCGACGGCCGAGGCGCGGACGTCTGCCTGGAGTTGTCCGGCGCGTACCCGGCGCTGCACGAGGCGATCCGATCCACCGCACACGCCGGCCGGGTCGTGGCCGCCGGCTTCTACCAGGGCCAGGCCGACGCGCTCGGCCTCGGCGAGGAGTTCCACCACAACCGCATCCAGTTGGTGGCCGCCCAGGTCTCCGGACCC
The window above is part of the Micromonospora sp. LH3U1 genome. Proteins encoded here:
- a CDS encoding zinc-dependent alcohol dehydrogenase — translated: MVNWVVSLAGPRRISLEPCPPDPLGPGQVRVRTCYSGISAGTELTLYRGSNPRLSKDWDDAARMFVPRQTPVPYPLIGFGYEEVGEVVEVAPEVTDRHPGQLVWGIWGHRAEAVLAAGAVRPLPAGLDPLAAVFARPGAIALTAVLAGDLHLGDWVGVFGQGVIGLLATRLAVLSGARVVAVDRVTDRLEHATRYGATSTVDAGSESAAAVLRRATDGRGADVCLELSGAYPALHEAIRSTAHAGRVVAAGFYQGQADALGLGEEFHHNRIQLVAAQVSGPTPAPSMAGRWTGDRVAQTFMELVADHSVDPLPLVSHIVDASAVADALALLDRGAGDVLQVVLRF
- a CDS encoding class I SAM-dependent methyltransferase → MANPTRWATDTGPEHSQWYIDRFRKLAAEGADLAGEARLVDTLVAPGSRVLDAGSGTGRVGAALAQRGHTVVGVDADPALVAAARADYPGPTWLVADLAELDLPAMGEAEPFDAAVLAGNVLAFVAVGTEPEVLRRVAAHLRPDGVLTVGFGTERGYPLTAFDADAVAAGLRVEQRFATWDLRPWRDDAAFAVSILRRPAD
- a CDS encoding carbohydrate ABC transporter permease encodes the protein MDRDVVETVSLRWLRRLVIAVFLVITVFPFYYMLVLSVRPIERLLLDPGALVVGFGELTVATYAEVLKATDDGGQGFLTFIRNSGMVAVAATLLTLLVAIPGAYAVARLRFFGRRQVDFLFLAVYLFPSIVIAIPLFVVFTRAGLRGSLFGLVLVYISQTLPVSVYMLKNYFETIPVSLEESAAIDGAGRLGIIRRVSLPLAMPSIMAVALYDFMIAWNEFLFALLFLVDKPDRWTVSLGLSLLADGVEVPKTVLMAGSVVLTLPIVILFFASERLLTEGLTSGAEKG
- a CDS encoding spermidine synthase; translated protein: MGARFEELAWRETPIGAISLRRRQDPALQVEVYEVKLDDEYLMSSLFPVAEIELARLGLAEAAGDSLDVVVGGLGLGYTACAALGDPRVRSLLVVEAIEDVIDWHRQGLLPFAAGLAEDPRTRFVQADFFAAVAGDTGFDTEVPGRRFDAVLLDVDHSPRNVLHPSHAAFYPPAGLRRLAALLRPEGVFALWSDDPPDTEFTAALTEVFASVRAHVVPFANPLTGGESANTVYVARTEG
- a CDS encoding acyl-CoA dehydrogenase produces the protein MPSTLLSRRDLDFLLHDWLRVSQLVERPRYAEHSRETFDDALDLAERVATEQFAPHNRAADLAEPTFDGQRVRLIPQVRAALDSFAETGLLTAGLDATVGGLQLPHAVAAACFTWFQAANVATSAYPFLTLGNANLLLAHGSAEQVDTYVRPMLDGRFFGTMCLSEPHAGSSLADITTRAEPQQDGSYRLFGTKMWISGGDHELAENIVHLVLARIPGGPPGVKGISLFIVPKVLVGADGSLGDRNDVVLVGLNHKMGFRGTTNTLLSFGDGGHTPGGRAGAVGHLVGAPHQGLAQMFHMMNEARIGVGAGATALGYTGYLKSLAYAKERPQGRPVGAKDPAAAQVPIIDHPDVRRMLLAQKSYVEGSLALVLYCARLLDEQKTAPADADRERAHLLLDVLTPITKSWPSQWCLTANDLAIQVLGGAGYTRDHDVEQHYRDNRLNPIHEGTHGIQALDLLGRKMTMQGGAGLALLTATIGDTIERARETGGEAAGLADRLAAAVDRTTAVTRRLWADGDPVLALANASAYLEAVGHVVIAWMWLEQVLVLPPEGSGDAFHAGKRQAARYFFTVELPRTGPQFDLLDSRDRTTLDMRADWF
- a CDS encoding methyltransferase domain-containing protein codes for the protein MSQPQRSRPTETAGEDYTDRLQRLGGARWKQMLDVQAPYRWNLRRLNLGNTLDVGSGLGRNLANLDGNGVGVDHNPTSVAHSRAAGLEAYTVEEFKNSPHARPGAFDSLLAAHLLEHLPAEEAREVISSYLPYVRSGGQAVFITPQERGYASDASHVRFVGFDEAAQTCQELGLTVTRQFSFPFARPLGRVFTYNEFITVARLP
- a CDS encoding ABC transporter substrate-binding protein; this encodes MSAPPRRILATTLILALTTSTLLACGDDESDSNSKKITVWSLEDVADRVTATKAIIADFTAQTGIQVDLVTVNEDQFPSLIAANAAAGDLPDVVGSVSLAGIRTLAGNELLHASANAEVVDKLGRQTFSPRALELTTDDGKQLSVPSDGWGQLLVYRKDLFAAAGLPAPDTYERITTAAARLNTGGVAGITAATAPSDVFTQQTFEHLALANGCQLTDDAGAVTLDSPQCVEAFRFYGDLIRASSVKGAQDVDTTRATYFAGKAAMVIWSPFILDELAGLRNDAKPTCPQCQADPAFLAKNSGFVTAIKGPNGTEPAQYGEISSWAVLDGAAADPARSFVEYMLSDGYPRWFGMSPEGRFPVRKGTPAEPEAYLSAWNTSQAGVDAKKPLADVYGDEVLATLRRSPDTFGRWGLSQGQGKLVGAMLGELPVPKVLSDLVAGKSDAAAAAARAKKDVDAIKAGVN
- a CDS encoding carbohydrate ABC transporter permease, whose product is MTTTAPGPGRSPTRERPARARRRRPLTLRRRESRAGLALVAPTLLVTIAVIGIPIIWTVVLAFQRVRLATLRKTGLFGEFTMDNIDRVLHTPGFADTLWVTLLYSLGGTVGSILLGLVAALVVRRPFRGRTLVRASMLLPYVAPVVAVTFVWQVMLDPQLGIVNAWGQRLLGWDAPVPFLSQESTALTTVIVFEAWRYFPFAFLFLLARLQAVPGELEEAARVDGATPTQRFRHILLPQLLPVIGLLGVLRFIMTFNKFDDVYLLTGGAAGTEVVSVRVYEFLTARTDIGAAAAQAVVLAVVLIVFVLIYLRFFGRRVD